One region of Flavobacterium pisciphilum genomic DNA includes:
- a CDS encoding spermidine synthase: MIKKMFSYLVPIKIFEKKSSRSKAIEVTWANGELVLDSENTNYSYGSLQRILRYGLKNIGFKKIISMKEILLLGVAGGSVIKTLVDEIKYEGKITGVEIDPDILEIANKYFNLNKIKQLEIIIDDAFEFVLKTNKKYDLIIIDVFEDTTMPNFLFESFFSNRVCDLLKKNGFVLFNTMILNETHNIRNQKYISEINNQHVVKMLPRIEEHNELIIIEKLA; the protein is encoded by the coding sequence ATGATTAAGAAAATGTTCAGTTACCTTGTTCCTATAAAAATATTTGAAAAGAAATCGAGCCGTAGCAAAGCCATAGAAGTCACATGGGCAAACGGTGAATTAGTTTTAGACTCAGAAAATACCAATTATTCCTACGGAAGTTTACAGCGCATCCTGAGATATGGTTTAAAAAATATTGGCTTCAAAAAAATCATCTCCATGAAAGAGATTCTACTTCTAGGTGTAGCTGGTGGTAGCGTTATCAAAACTCTGGTTGATGAAATAAAATATGAAGGCAAAATAACAGGAGTCGAAATTGACCCCGACATCTTGGAAATCGCTAATAAATATTTCAACCTAAATAAAATAAAACAACTTGAGATTATTATTGATGATGCATTCGAATTTGTTTTAAAGACAAATAAAAAATATGATCTAATCATAATCGATGTTTTCGAAGATACCACAATGCCTAACTTTTTATTCGAAAGTTTCTTTAGTAATAGAGTTTGTGATCTTTTAAAAAAGAATGGCTTTGTGCTTTTTAATACTATGATATTAAATGAAACACATAATATTAGAAATCAAAAATACATTTCGGAAATAAACAACCAACATGTAGTTAAAATGCTTCCTCGCATTGAAGAGCACAATGAATTAATTATCATCGAAAAATTAGCCTAG
- a CDS encoding DNA primase, with the protein MKRVIVDYAKLTNEILNLLVEKFPDGYDDSDVIRFRNAKNELIEAVEVRTEDTIYLVKISTKLADRIENYDEDDEIDADVDTIEPIKGLDLEDEADDEDEDENLDKPDLDGDDDDDDDHDKDIADEDDDEDDED; encoded by the coding sequence ATGAAAAGAGTAATAGTTGATTACGCTAAACTTACCAATGAAATTTTAAACTTACTAGTTGAGAAATTTCCTGATGGTTATGATGATTCGGATGTTATCCGTTTTAGAAATGCTAAAAACGAATTGATAGAAGCTGTTGAAGTACGTACAGAAGATACTATTTATTTAGTAAAAATTAGTACTAAACTTGCTGATAGAATTGAAAATTACGATGAAGATGATGAAATCGATGCTGACGTTGATACAATCGAGCCAATAAAAGGTCTTGATTTAGAAGACGAAGCAGACGATGAAGATGAAGATGAGAATCTGGACAAACCAGATCTTGACGGTGATGACGACGATGATGATGACCATGATAAAGACATCGCCGATGAGGATGATGACGAAGATGATGAAGATTAA
- a CDS encoding helix-turn-helix domain-containing protein: MVNIEDFIKRLETILDYYGLNASSFADKIGVQRSSMSHLLSGRNKPSLDFILKIIEVFPDIDLYWVLNGKGSFPKSENNEVVINPIPQEIEKPITPIFPNKNFIPEDFLEIENPNEKNVIEKNTPEIKNTIPNTSFEEIEKIVLFYKNGTFKVYTP; this comes from the coding sequence ATGGTAAACATCGAGGATTTTATAAAAAGATTAGAAACCATACTAGATTACTATGGTTTAAACGCCTCTTCGTTTGCAGATAAAATCGGAGTACAACGCTCTAGTATGTCTCACCTACTTTCTGGCAGAAACAAACCTAGCTTAGATTTTATATTAAAGATTATAGAGGTTTTCCCCGATATAGATTTGTATTGGGTTTTGAACGGAAAAGGATCTTTTCCTAAAAGTGAAAATAACGAAGTTGTTATAAATCCAATTCCGCAAGAAATTGAAAAACCCATTACTCCTATTTTCCCAAATAAGAATTTCATTCCTGAGGATTTCTTAGAAATAGAAAATCCGAATGAGAAAAATGTGATTGAAAAAAATACTCCTGAAATAAAAAACACAATTCCCAATACCTCTTTTGAAGAAATAGAAAAAATTGTGCTTTTTTATAAAAATGGAACTTTTAAGGTATATACTCCCTAA
- a CDS encoding Lrp/AsnC family transcriptional regulator — translation MSKFRLDEVDHQILDMLIDNTRVPFTDIAKKLLISAGTVHVRVKKMEDAGIIMGSSLALDYDKLGYSFIAYVGVFLNNTSQTKFVLERINQIPFVTVASVTTGKFNIFCKIRAKDTKHAKEVIFMIDDIEGVYRTETMISLEESINDKKRLMHTIFKNM, via the coding sequence ATGAGTAAATTTCGTTTGGATGAAGTAGATCACCAGATTTTAGACATGTTGATAGACAACACAAGAGTACCGTTTACTGACATTGCAAAAAAACTATTGATATCTGCAGGAACAGTACATGTGAGAGTGAAAAAAATGGAAGATGCCGGAATAATAATGGGATCTTCATTAGCATTGGATTATGATAAATTAGGATATTCATTTATAGCTTATGTAGGTGTTTTTCTAAATAATACGTCGCAAACTAAATTTGTTTTAGAGCGTATTAATCAAATTCCTTTTGTAACTGTTGCATCAGTAACTACAGGTAAATTTAATATTTTCTGTAAAATTAGAGCTAAAGATACTAAACATGCTAAAGAAGTTATCTTTATGATTGACGATATCGAAGGAGTATATAGAACAGAAACTATGATTTCGTTAGAAGAAAGTATTAATGATAAAAAACGATTGATGCATACTATTTTTAAAAATATGTAA
- a CDS encoding nuclear transport factor 2 family protein: protein MTANEATITKFYTAFANTDAAKMSECYHPKVQFRDPAFGLLKEDQVSKMWEMLLKKSKGNIKIEFSDVKADDFVGSAHWVATYNFSKTNRKVVNRIFAEFQFQDGLIIKHTDTFDVWKWSKQAFGITGYLLGWTGFFQKKIQEQALSSLHKYQTK, encoded by the coding sequence ATGACAGCAAACGAAGCCACCATTACGAAATTCTATACTGCATTTGCCAATACTGACGCAGCCAAGATGAGCGAATGTTACCATCCGAAAGTACAATTTCGTGATCCAGCTTTTGGCTTACTAAAAGAGGATCAGGTTTCTAAAATGTGGGAGATGCTTCTTAAAAAAAGCAAAGGGAACATAAAAATAGAATTCTCAGATGTTAAAGCTGATGACTTTGTAGGCTCTGCCCATTGGGTTGCTACTTATAATTTTAGCAAAACAAATAGAAAAGTTGTGAACCGTATTTTTGCTGAATTTCAATTTCAAGATGGATTAATCATCAAGCACACTGATACTTTTGATGTTTGGAAATGGTCCAAGCAAGCATTTGGCATTACAGGTTATTTATTAGGCTGGACAGGTTTTTTTCAGAAAAAAATACAGGAACAAGCCTTATCTTCTCTACATAAATATCAAACTAAATAA
- a CDS encoding phosphoenolpyruvate carboxylase, with product MYTLPKIERFNQDVLSKYHIYNSVFITLPFDSIDNTGVLLPLFTEVCETGFKKQETPKEIVNFFSGKYLNDASEKDKIDLMFRFIQYIERQIVLFDAIEDAAFPTVNNMEGRGSLRDIKEKTDAKEMEDELVEFLESFNVRTVLTAHPTQFYPGPVLGIINDLTEAIRSNDLLKIKKLLAQLGKTPFIQNEKPNPYDEAVSLIWYLENVFYETSGEIVHYLQKNIFHGKSIQNPLVKLGFWPGGDRDGNPFVTTAITLKVAERLRTSILKCYYVEMRNLKRKLTFAGVDTLVSDLEYKLYRSVFYSKGEIYITLDEFKTQLNKIKDIIVEKHQSLYLDELEALLIKINLFGFYFATLDIRQNSKIHDAVFKDVVTYYLKSDPSVFPANYYDLSEKEKIAVLSKVKGNLNPSVFENEITKSTVESIQAIKTIQENNGEYGANRYIISNNESALNVMETFALIRLNNWDSPTVDIIPLFESVDDLQKAHEIMEQLYTNPEYAKHLTERGNKQTIMLGFSDGTKDGGYLMANWSIYRAKEALTEISRKYGIKAIFFDGRGGPPARGGGKTHKFYASLGPKIENNEIQITVQGQTISSNFGTLDSCRYNLENLLSAGVTNQVFSKAKNELTVDEKDVLDQLAELGYQEYLSFKNHPKFIPYLEKMSTLKYYSKTNIGSRPSKRSKSEHLDFADLRAIPFVGSWSQLKQNVPGFFGVGSALRHFEETNQWEKVQNLYDNSLFFKTLLENSMMSLAKSFLPLTAYMRKDPEFGEFWQIIYDEFSETKRLLLKIAGHKELMENYPDGKASIQIRERIVLPLLTIQQYALLRINELNKQDKVDEDLIKVYEKIVTRSLFGNTNASRNSA from the coding sequence ATGTATACGCTTCCAAAAATTGAACGTTTCAATCAAGACGTTCTTTCTAAATACCATATTTATAATAGTGTCTTTATTACCTTACCTTTTGACTCTATTGATAATACAGGGGTTTTGCTTCCTTTGTTTACAGAGGTTTGTGAAACAGGCTTTAAAAAACAAGAAACACCTAAAGAGATAGTAAATTTTTTCTCAGGAAAATATTTAAATGATGCTTCAGAAAAAGATAAAATCGACCTAATGTTTCGATTTATTCAATATATTGAACGTCAAATTGTATTGTTTGATGCGATAGAAGATGCTGCATTTCCAACTGTAAACAATATGGAAGGAAGAGGTTCGCTTCGTGATATCAAAGAAAAAACAGATGCTAAAGAGATGGAAGATGAATTAGTAGAGTTTTTAGAAAGCTTTAATGTTCGTACCGTCTTAACAGCGCACCCTACGCAGTTTTATCCAGGGCCAGTATTGGGTATTATTAATGATTTAACAGAGGCAATTCGTTCAAATGATTTGCTTAAAATCAAAAAATTACTAGCGCAGCTAGGGAAAACTCCATTTATACAAAACGAAAAGCCTAATCCTTATGATGAGGCAGTAAGCTTAATTTGGTATTTGGAGAATGTATTTTATGAAACTTCAGGTGAAATAGTACATTATCTACAAAAAAACATCTTTCACGGGAAATCGATTCAAAATCCTTTGGTAAAACTAGGGTTCTGGCCAGGAGGAGATCGTGATGGAAATCCATTCGTAACAACAGCTATTACATTAAAAGTAGCAGAACGTTTAAGAACTTCGATTCTAAAATGCTACTATGTTGAGATGCGTAACTTAAAAAGAAAATTGACATTTGCAGGAGTAGATACTTTGGTTTCTGATCTTGAATATAAATTATATCGTTCGGTTTTTTATTCTAAAGGAGAGATTTATATCACTTTGGATGAATTTAAAACACAATTAAACAAGATTAAAGATATAATAGTTGAGAAGCATCAATCATTGTATTTAGATGAATTAGAGGCGTTGCTTATAAAAATAAACTTGTTTGGTTTTTACTTTGCAACGTTAGATATCCGCCAGAATAGTAAGATACATGATGCTGTTTTTAAAGATGTTGTCACATATTATCTAAAGTCAGATCCTTCTGTTTTTCCAGCTAATTATTATGATTTATCTGAGAAAGAAAAAATAGCAGTTCTTTCTAAAGTAAAAGGAAATCTTAATCCAAGTGTCTTTGAAAACGAAATTACTAAATCGACTGTTGAGTCTATACAAGCTATTAAAACCATTCAGGAGAATAATGGTGAGTATGGAGCAAATCGTTATATAATTAGTAATAACGAAAGCGCACTGAATGTAATGGAGACTTTTGCTTTAATACGATTGAATAATTGGGACAGTCCAACTGTTGATATTATTCCGCTTTTTGAATCAGTTGATGATTTACAAAAAGCTCATGAAATTATGGAGCAATTATATACAAATCCAGAATATGCAAAACACCTAACCGAAAGAGGGAATAAGCAAACTATAATGCTAGGTTTCTCGGATGGGACAAAAGATGGTGGGTATTTAATGGCAAACTGGAGTATTTACAGAGCTAAAGAAGCGCTTACAGAAATTTCAAGAAAATACGGAATTAAAGCTATTTTCTTTGATGGACGTGGTGGACCACCAGCTCGTGGAGGAGGAAAAACGCATAAGTTTTATGCGTCATTAGGGCCAAAAATCGAAAATAACGAAATTCAGATTACAGTTCAGGGGCAGACTATTAGTTCTAATTTTGGAACATTAGACTCTTGTCGATATAATTTAGAGAACTTATTAAGTGCAGGAGTTACCAATCAGGTGTTTAGTAAAGCTAAAAATGAATTAACAGTAGATGAGAAAGATGTTTTGGATCAATTGGCAGAACTTGGATATCAAGAATACCTAAGTTTTAAAAATCATCCTAAATTCATTCCATATTTGGAGAAGATGAGTACTTTAAAATATTACTCAAAAACAAATATTGGAAGTAGACCATCAAAAAGAAGTAAGTCAGAGCATTTAGATTTTGCAGATTTACGTGCCATTCCGTTTGTAGGGTCTTGGAGTCAATTAAAGCAAAATGTACCAGGTTTCTTTGGTGTGGGTTCTGCTCTAAGACATTTTGAAGAAACGAACCAATGGGAGAAAGTTCAGAATTTATATGATAATTCATTATTCTTTAAAACTTTATTAGAAAACAGTATGATGTCGTTGGCAAAATCATTTTTACCATTGACTGCATACATGAGAAAAGATCCTGAATTTGGAGAGTTTTGGCAAATTATATATGATGAATTTTCAGAAACGAAACGCTTGCTATTGAAAATTGCAGGTCATAAAGAGTTAATGGAGAATTATCCTGATGGTAAAGCATCTATTCAAATAAGAGAGCGTATAGTATTGCCATTGTTAACAATACAGCAATATGCTTTGTTAAGAATTAATGAATTAAACAAACAAGATAAAGTCGATGAGGACTTGATTAAGGTATACGAGAAAATAGTAACTCGTTCTCTTTTCGGAAATACTAATGCTAGTAGAAACTCAGCTTAA
- a CDS encoding peptidoglycan DD-metalloendopeptidase family protein: protein MPSLETVLKNVPPVKVINPTIDYSQYIPLDLSISNQELAKSKPKTATDFEVYIENLLAQAKAKVAFGGYLEERNIYKRSENFNNSTTAERNIHLGLDLWIKAGTPVFAAFDGIVHSFKNNTGLGDYGPTIILKHTIKNHIFYTLYGHLSLESIVNLKVGAVFLREQILGTLGEPSVNGDYAPHLHFQIIKNIGDNFGDYPGVCSKIDLDYYTNNCPNPNLVLKIT, encoded by the coding sequence ATGCCTTCTTTAGAAACTGTTTTAAAAAACGTACCTCCTGTAAAAGTAATTAACCCAACAATTGATTACTCTCAATATATACCTTTGGATTTATCAATCTCAAATCAGGAACTAGCTAAAAGCAAACCTAAAACTGCTACTGATTTTGAAGTCTATATCGAGAATTTACTAGCTCAAGCAAAAGCAAAAGTTGCTTTTGGCGGTTATCTAGAAGAACGGAATATATACAAACGAAGTGAAAACTTTAATAACTCAACAACAGCAGAGCGCAACATACATCTCGGTTTAGATTTATGGATTAAAGCTGGTACTCCAGTTTTTGCAGCGTTTGATGGAATTGTCCATAGTTTTAAAAACAATACCGGTTTAGGCGATTACGGCCCTACAATCATCTTGAAGCATACTATCAAAAATCATATTTTCTATACTTTATACGGGCATTTGTCGTTAGAAAGTATAGTTAATCTTAAAGTTGGAGCTGTTTTTCTAAGAGAACAAATTTTGGGCACTTTAGGAGAACCAAGTGTAAATGGCGATTATGCACCTCACTTACATTTTCAAATTATAAAAAATATTGGAGACAATTTTGGTGATTATCCTGGTGTTTGCAGTAAAATCGATTTAGATTATTACACTAACAACTGCCCAAATCCCAATTTAGTATTAAAAATAACATAA
- the recQ gene encoding DNA helicase RecQ, with protein MDTKLLHAKLKENFGFEKFRPNQEDIINTILSGQDTLAIMPTGGGKSICFQLPALLLPGITIVISPLIALMKDQVDSLKANGITACYINSSQTEQEQQFYMESLRSNTIKLVYVAPESLSYLDILFNQLTVSLIAIDEAHCISSWGHDFRPAYTNLGYLKNRFPSTPVLALTATADKATRTDITKQLNLNNPKTVVASFDRKNLSLEVRPALDRVKQIIDFIETKPNESGIVYCLSRKTTEELAGKLKKKGINAKAYHAGLESKLRSRTQDDFINDDCQVVCATIAFGMGIDKSNVRWVIHYNLPKNIEGYYQEIGRAGRDGLPSETILFESYSDVIQLQKFASEGLNAEVQLAKLERMKQYADALSCRRKILLSYFGELVNENCGNCDICKNPPVFFDGTLIAQKALSAITRLQEKETLPVIVDFLKGSKNAYIYENEYQNLKTYGIGADISWYDWNQYLIQLINLGYCEIAFHQHNRILLTPFAKKVLFEGEKVKLTTVVKKSIEKIEIKEKATKAKPNSLFEVLRQLRYNIAKEEEVPAYVIFSDAVLRQMETLRPISDDELIVIDGVGKAKLEKYGPDFVNAIIEFQKNKKKPQAKAKKESSTYKVTLELFQEGVSIEAIAAKRKLGISTIASHLAKLYVDGHDLDLSDYVSDAEILKIRAAQVKLENPDTLKPYYDFLEEQISYDKIRLGLAVIEKNY; from the coding sequence ATGGACACTAAGCTGTTACATGCCAAACTAAAGGAAAATTTTGGATTCGAAAAATTTAGACCAAACCAAGAAGATATTATAAATACAATACTTTCTGGTCAGGATACTTTAGCCATTATGCCAACTGGTGGAGGAAAATCAATCTGTTTTCAATTACCAGCCTTATTGTTACCAGGAATTACAATAGTTATTTCTCCTCTTATTGCTTTAATGAAGGATCAAGTTGACAGTTTAAAAGCAAACGGAATTACTGCCTGCTATATAAACAGTAGTCAAACGGAACAAGAGCAGCAGTTTTACATGGAAAGCTTAAGATCCAATACTATAAAATTGGTCTATGTAGCTCCCGAAAGCTTATCCTATCTTGACATCCTATTTAATCAATTAACAGTAAGTTTAATAGCAATAGACGAAGCGCATTGTATCTCGTCTTGGGGCCATGATTTCCGCCCAGCATATACTAATTTAGGATATCTAAAAAATCGCTTCCCTTCTACTCCAGTTTTAGCGCTAACAGCCACTGCTGATAAAGCAACTAGAACTGACATTACAAAACAATTAAATTTAAACAACCCAAAAACGGTTGTTGCTTCTTTTGACAGAAAGAATTTAAGCTTAGAAGTTCGCCCTGCACTTGATAGAGTAAAACAAATAATAGATTTTATTGAAACCAAACCCAATGAATCTGGAATTGTATATTGCCTTAGCAGAAAAACAACCGAAGAGCTTGCAGGCAAATTAAAGAAAAAAGGAATTAATGCCAAAGCATATCATGCAGGCCTAGAAAGCAAATTACGCTCTAGAACTCAAGATGATTTCATCAATGATGATTGTCAGGTAGTCTGCGCTACGATAGCTTTCGGAATGGGAATCGATAAATCAAATGTGCGCTGGGTAATTCATTACAATCTACCTAAAAACATTGAAGGTTATTATCAAGAAATCGGAAGAGCTGGTCGTGATGGTTTGCCTTCAGAAACAATATTATTCGAAAGTTACAGCGATGTAATTCAACTGCAGAAATTTGCTTCAGAAGGATTAAACGCCGAAGTACAACTTGCAAAACTAGAACGAATGAAACAATATGCAGATGCTTTAAGCTGTCGCAGAAAAATATTGCTTTCTTATTTTGGCGAATTAGTAAATGAAAATTGTGGCAACTGCGATATTTGCAAAAATCCTCCAGTATTTTTTGACGGAACGCTTATTGCGCAGAAAGCATTGTCAGCAATCACTCGTTTACAAGAAAAAGAAACGTTGCCAGTAATTGTAGATTTTCTTAAAGGTTCAAAAAATGCATACATATACGAAAACGAATATCAAAATTTAAAAACCTACGGAATTGGAGCTGATATTTCGTGGTACGATTGGAACCAATATCTAATCCAACTAATAAATCTGGGGTATTGCGAAATTGCATTTCATCAGCATAATAGAATTTTATTGACTCCTTTTGCAAAAAAAGTTCTCTTTGAAGGCGAAAAAGTAAAACTAACAACTGTAGTTAAAAAATCTATTGAAAAAATAGAAATAAAAGAAAAAGCTACCAAAGCCAAGCCAAATTCTCTTTTTGAAGTACTTCGTCAATTGCGATATAATATTGCCAAAGAAGAAGAAGTTCCTGCTTATGTCATTTTTAGTGATGCCGTTTTAAGGCAAATGGAAACTTTACGCCCAATTAGTGATGATGAACTTATAGTAATCGATGGAGTTGGAAAAGCTAAACTTGAAAAATACGGTCCTGATTTTGTGAACGCCATAATTGAGTTTCAAAAAAACAAAAAAAAACCACAAGCAAAAGCAAAAAAAGAAAGTAGCACCTATAAAGTAACACTAGAATTATTCCAAGAAGGAGTTTCTATTGAAGCAATTGCCGCAAAGAGAAAGTTAGGAATTTCAACAATAGCATCACACTTAGCGAAGTTATACGTTGATGGACATGACCTTGATTTATCTGATTATGTTTCTGATGCTGAAATTTTAAAAATCAGAGCTGCACAAGTAAAACTTGAAAATCCTGATACCCTAAAACCATATTATGATTTTCTTGAAGAGCAAATTTCTTATGATAAAATCCGATTAGGTCTCGCTGTAATCGAGAAGAATTATTAG
- a CDS encoding M14 family metallopeptidase: protein MNLEELFSLHKEQSIEGRYLTLDAITPLLEKLNTNNQVEVIGKSVLGEPIYSYKIGVGETRIYLWSQMHGNESTTTKALFDFINVLNSGSDFAIKMLEKFTFYSIPMLNPDGAKLYTRENANKVDLNRDSQELTQPESNVLRTAFEAFKPHYCYNLHDQRTIFGAGDTGKPATVSFLAPAYNDARDINESRTKAIDLIVAMNDVLQQYIPGQVGRFDDSFNINCIGDTFQYLGVPTVLFEAGHFPNDYEREITRKYIFFALISGFKALSENDIVVNGINKYLNISQNKVVFYDFMYKNIKINYDGIEIITNFAAQYKEELIENKICFTAYVTEVGELENYYGHFEYDAKGAEYTDDFDNFPKTGQKADFYLNKNIKFVNGLIKS, encoded by the coding sequence ATGAATTTAGAAGAATTATTTAGCTTACATAAAGAACAAAGTATAGAAGGAAGGTATCTTACATTAGATGCAATAACTCCTTTATTGGAGAAATTAAATACTAATAATCAGGTTGAGGTTATTGGTAAATCTGTTTTAGGAGAACCTATTTATAGTTACAAAATTGGTGTTGGTGAAACCCGAATTTACCTTTGGTCTCAAATGCACGGAAACGAAAGTACAACGACAAAAGCTTTGTTTGACTTTATTAATGTACTAAATAGTGGTTCAGATTTTGCAATTAAGATGCTTGAAAAGTTTACTTTTTATAGTATTCCAATGTTGAATCCAGATGGAGCAAAGTTATATACTCGAGAAAATGCGAATAAAGTTGACCTGAACCGTGATTCACAAGAGTTAACACAACCAGAAAGTAACGTTTTAAGAACGGCTTTTGAGGCGTTCAAACCTCATTATTGTTATAATTTGCATGATCAACGTACAATTTTTGGTGCTGGAGATACAGGAAAGCCAGCTACAGTATCGTTTTTGGCACCAGCGTATAATGATGCGAGAGATATAAATGAGTCACGTACAAAAGCTATAGATTTAATTGTTGCTATGAACGATGTCTTGCAGCAATATATTCCGGGGCAAGTAGGGCGTTTTGATGACTCTTTTAATATTAATTGCATAGGAGATACGTTTCAGTATCTTGGAGTGCCTACTGTCCTGTTTGAAGCGGGTCATTTTCCTAATGATTATGAAAGAGAAATCACAAGGAAGTATATCTTTTTTGCTTTAATCTCTGGGTTTAAAGCATTAAGCGAAAACGATATAGTTGTCAATGGAATTAATAAATATTTGAATATTTCACAAAATAAAGTCGTTTTTTATGATTTTATGTATAAAAACATCAAAATAAATTATGATGGTATCGAAATAATCACGAATTTTGCCGCACAATACAAAGAAGAATTGATTGAAAATAAAATCTGTTTCACTGCTTATGTTACCGAAGTTGGTGAGTTAGAAAATTATTATGGTCATTTTGAATATGATGCAAAAGGAGCAGAATATACTGATGATTTTGATAATTTTCCGAAAACAGGTCAGAAAGCAGATTTTTATTTAAATAAAAACATAAAATTTGTTAATGGACTGATAAAAAGCTAG
- a CDS encoding 1-acyl-sn-glycerol-3-phosphate acyltransferase, whose translation MKKQLYKFIFLKLMGWKIVGIENAEVKKCVLMVMPHTSNHDFYLGIFTRGISGLEMNWVGKKELFKFPFGYYFRSAGGEPLDRSGGLNKVDSIAAIFERKETFRLAVAPEGTRKKVTEIRTGFYYIALKANVPIVPVAFDWGKKEVNLGRPFHPTGNYEADMEILKQHYKGVVGKIPANGFPF comes from the coding sequence ATGAAGAAACAATTATATAAATTCATCTTTTTGAAACTCATGGGATGGAAAATTGTGGGGATTGAAAATGCGGAAGTGAAAAAATGTGTATTGATGGTGATGCCGCATACAAGTAATCATGATTTTTATTTAGGAATTTTTACTCGAGGTATTTCTGGATTAGAAATGAATTGGGTAGGAAAGAAAGAGTTATTTAAATTTCCTTTTGGATATTATTTTAGAAGTGCAGGAGGAGAGCCATTGGATAGGTCAGGTGGTTTGAATAAAGTAGATTCGATTGCAGCTATTTTTGAAAGAAAGGAAACTTTTCGTTTGGCAGTTGCTCCAGAAGGAACTCGTAAAAAAGTTACAGAAATTAGAACCGGATTTTATTACATCGCTTTAAAAGCAAATGTGCCAATTGTTCCTGTAGCTTTTGACTGGGGTAAAAAAGAAGTTAATCTAGGGAGGCCATTTCATCCAACAGGAAATTATGAAGCCGACATGGAAATTCTAAAACAACACTATAAAGGGGTGGTGGGTAAAATTCCAGCTAACGGATTTCCGTTTTAA
- a CDS encoding DinB family protein → MMASQLLENEYSGGFRTYVQEAGNVNLIEELEISLHDFIKFVQDIPMDKFDYRYAEGKWTIKEIIQHIIDTERIFAYRALRFSRNDTTALPSFDENSYVDNTNANRRGLQDLLTELSAVRHSNLLFYKSLSEEQLKRIGTASNNQISVRALGFVIIGHQKHHQKVFQERYL, encoded by the coding sequence ATGATGGCATCACAATTATTAGAAAATGAATATTCAGGCGGATTTAGGACTTATGTTCAAGAAGCTGGGAATGTAAATCTAATTGAAGAATTAGAAATTTCATTGCATGATTTTATAAAGTTTGTTCAAGATATTCCGATGGATAAATTTGATTATCGTTATGCAGAAGGGAAATGGACTATCAAAGAGATTATTCAGCATATAATCGATACAGAACGTATTTTTGCATACCGTGCATTACGATTTTCTAGAAACGATACAACAGCTTTACCTAGTTTTGATGAAAATAGCTATGTAGATAATACAAATGCTAATAGAAGAGGTCTTCAGGATTTATTGACTGAACTTTCTGCTGTAAGGCATTCTAACTTATTATTCTATAAAAGCCTATCTGAGGAACAGCTTAAAAGAATTGGTACTGCTTCAAATAATCAGATATCTGTTAGAGCTTTAGGTTTTGTTATTATTGGACATCAAAAACACCATCAAAAAGTTTTTCAAGAGAGATATTTGTAG